The Populus trichocarpa isolate Nisqually-1 chromosome 11, P.trichocarpa_v4.1, whole genome shotgun sequence genome has a segment encoding these proteins:
- the LOC18103428 gene encoding gibberellin 2-beta-dioxygenase 8 — protein sequence MDPPFEEKYKSLLANATLLSKDKDDVIMSDYEEYELPIIDLHRLTLSFSEREQCIKEIRQAASEWGFFQVVNHGIPQEILERIQLEQRKLFHHPFSKKAEENILNLSENNGYRWGNHTATCLRQISWSEAFHIPLTDISKIGGEYKSLRESIEAYAASAEKLAKEMTEILAKNLDISSTYFQENFLPETNYLRMNRYPPCPFYSEVFGILPHTDSCFVNVLIQDQIGGLQLRVNGEWISVKPHPEALLINLGDLFQALSNDVYKSIRHRVVLASKQVERLSLAYLYCPRNDAVIQSGMKPSIYRKFTFEELMKQNSRDIEETGRKLGISRFLM from the exons ATGGATCCTCCATTTGAAGAGAAATACAAATCCCTCTTAGCCAATGCTACTCTATTATCAAAAGACAAGGATGATGTCATAATGAGTGATTACGAGGAGTATGAGCTGCCTATCATAGATCTTCACCGTTTGACTCTCTCCTTCTCGGAGAGAGAGCAATGTATAAAAGAGATAAGGCAGGCTGCAAGTGAATGGGGCTTCTTTCAAGTTGTGAATCATGGGATTCCACAGGAGATTTTGGAGCGCATTCAACTGGAGCAAAGGAAGCTTTTCCATCATCCATTCAGCAAAAAGGCTGAAGAAAACATTTTGAATTTGTCTGAAAATAATGGTTACAGATGGGGTAACCATACAGCCACTTGTTTGAGGCAGATATCATGGTCAGAAGCCTTCCACATACCTCTCACAGATATTTCAAAAATTGGTGGTGAATACAAGAGTCTCAG AGAGAGCATTGAAGCTTACGCAGCAAGTGCTGAGAAATTGGCTAAAGAGATGACAGAGATTCTAGCTAAGAATCTGGATATTTCCTCCACTTACTTTCAAGAGAATTTTCTGCCGGAAACTAATTATCTTCGAATGAACAGGTATCCTCCATGTCCATTCTATTCTGAGGTGTTTGGCATACTGCCTCATACCGATAGCTGTTTCGTCAATGTATTAATTCAAGACCAGATTGGAGGATTGCAACTTCGGGTAAATGGAGAATGGATTAGCGTTAAACCTCATCCAGAAGCTCTACTAATTAATCTTGGTGACTTATTTCAG GCATTGAGCAATGATGTTTACAAAAGCATTAGGCATCGGGTAGTACTTGCCTCCAAACAAGTTGAAAGGCTTTCTTTGGCATATTTATATTGCCCCAGAAATGATGCTGTCATACAGAGTGGAATGAAGCCATCAATTTATAGGAAGTTCACATTCGAAGAGTTGATGAAGCAAAATTCAAGGGATATTGAAGAAACTGGCCGCAAACTCGGGATCTCAAGGTTTCTCATGTGA